A single Bos mutus isolate GX-2022 chromosome 16, NWIPB_WYAK_1.1, whole genome shotgun sequence DNA region contains:
- the RNF223 gene encoding RING finger protein 223: MSSGPQVWHTTMPPTSRSSPTATLPRSPSSASSPRSPGTPGSEKVASPLECSICFSGYDNIFKTPKELSCTHVFCLECLARLAAAQPTGQPGSEAVPCPFCRQPTAVPAAGAPALRTSRQLQARMPAHLQQEEPVWLEGTKLCYYPPPSVPGPVEPGFMCVDIGPSKPPEPAVPVPTPDPAHRRGPLARCWARCRDWRRVALITALLLVLFCVVLWPVQCALKTGSLRCLPRPPSTAATTSSLGSLAYN; this comes from the coding sequence ATGTCGTCAGGCCCACAGGTGTGGCACACGACCATGCCGCCTACCAGCAGGAGCAGCCCCACAGCCACACTGCCCAGGTCCCCCAGCTCAGCCAGCAGCCCCAGGTCTCCGGGCACCCCAGGCTCAGAGAAAGTGGCCTCCCCTCTGGAGTGCTCCATCTGCTTCTCGGGCTATGACAACATCTTCAAGACACCCAAGGAGCTCTCCTGCACCCATGTCTTCTGCCTGGAGTGCCTGGCACGGCTGGCGGCCGCCCAGCCCACAGGCCAGCCAGGTAGTGAGGCTGTGCCCTGCCCATTCTGCCGGCAACCCACAGCTGTACCCGCTGCTGGAGCCCCTGCACTGCGCACCAGCCGCCAGCTACAGGCCCGGATGCCAGCTCACCTGCAGCAGGAGGAGCCTGTGTGGTTAGAGGGTACCAAGCTGTGCTATTACCCACCGCCCTCTGTGCCTGGCCCGGTGGAGCCCGGCTTCATGTGTGTGGACATAGGCCCAAGCAAGCCCCCTGAGCCTGCTGTGCCTGTGCCCACCCCAGACCCCGCCCACCGTCGGGGGCCCCTGGCCCGCTGCTGGGCGCGCTGCAGGGACTGGAGGCGCGTGGCGCTCATCACAGCCCTGCTGCTGGTGCTCTTCTGTGTGGTCCTCTGGCCCGTGCAGTGCGCACTCAAGACTGGGAGCCTGCGCTGCCTCCCCCGGCCACCCTCCACCGCCGCCACCACCTCCTCGCTCGGGTCCCTGGCGTACAATTAG
- the C16H1orf159 gene encoding uncharacterized protein C1orf159 homolog isoform X2 has translation MALRRAVFLAGLLVEVASRASGTAGQQPECCVDAGNINATCPGTSLCGPGCYGRPAEDGSISCIQCRNGTHNSSECRGLAGRGAQFPVNKSAGMPGWQSVGPSALWEPKCAHHQPSPCLQGALRWPPPSSWGRFSSARASSSPWLHSSTSSEPASCPRSSMEETELPPCSLAKPP, from the exons ATGGCGCTCCGGCGTGCCGTCTTCCTGGCTGGCCTCCTGGTGGAAGTTGCTAGCAGAGCCTCAGGAACTGCG GGTCAGCAGCCTGAGTGCTGTGTGGATGCGGGGAACATCAACGCCACCTGCCCAGGCACTAGCCTGTGTGGCCCAG GCTGCTACGGGCGCCCGGCTGAGGATGGGAGCATCAGCTGCATCCAGTGCAGGAACGGAACCCACAACAGCTCCGAGTGCAGAGGCC TTGCCGGCCGAGGTGCACAGTTCCCTGTGAACAAGAGCGCAGGGATGCCTGGGTGGCAGAGTGTTG GACCCTCGGCCCTGTGGGAGCCCAAGTGTGCACACCACCAGCCCTCACCTTGCTTGCAGGGGGCCCTCAGGTGGCCGCCTCCCTCTTCCTGGGGACGTTTCTCATCAGCTCGGGCCTCATCCTCTCCGTGGCTGCATTCTTCTACCTCAAGCGAGCCAGCAAGCTGCCCAAGGTCTTCTATGGAAGAAACAGAG CTCCCGCCCTGCAGCCTGGCGAAGCC GCCGTGA
- the C16H1orf159 gene encoding uncharacterized protein C1orf159 homolog isoform X1: MALRRAVFLAGLLVEVASRASGTAGQQPECCVDAGNINATCPGTSLCGPGCYGRPAEDGSISCIQCRNGTHNSSECRGLAGRGAQFPVNKSAGMPGWQSVGGPQVAASLFLGTFLISSGLILSVAAFFYLKRASKLPKVFYGRNRAPALQPGEAAVMIPPPQSSVRKPRYVRRERPLDRDVGPTTVSSVEARVSNV, from the exons ATGGCGCTCCGGCGTGCCGTCTTCCTGGCTGGCCTCCTGGTGGAAGTTGCTAGCAGAGCCTCAGGAACTGCG GGTCAGCAGCCTGAGTGCTGTGTGGATGCGGGGAACATCAACGCCACCTGCCCAGGCACTAGCCTGTGTGGCCCAG GCTGCTACGGGCGCCCGGCTGAGGATGGGAGCATCAGCTGCATCCAGTGCAGGAACGGAACCCACAACAGCTCCGAGTGCAGAGGCC TTGCCGGCCGAGGTGCACAGTTCCCTGTGAACAAGAGCGCAGGGATGCCTGGGTGGCAGAGTGTTG GGGGCCCTCAGGTGGCCGCCTCCCTCTTCCTGGGGACGTTTCTCATCAGCTCGGGCCTCATCCTCTCCGTGGCTGCATTCTTCTACCTCAAGCGAGCCAGCAAGCTGCCCAAGGTCTTCTATGGAAGAAACAGAG CTCCCGCCCTGCAGCCTGGCGAAGCC GCCGTGATGATTCCCCCACCTCAGTCCTCAG TGCGGAAGCCGCGCTACGTCCGGCGTGAGCGGCCCTTGGACAGGGATGTGGGCCCCACCACTGTCTCCTCTGTGGAGGCCCGGGTGAGCAACGTCTGA